CGGGCGGGGCTACAAGCTGCCCGACGCGCTGGAGGAACGCATCGAGGCCATCATCCTCGATGGGGCGGAGCAGCCGCCCCTGCAGACGGGCAGCGGCATCGGCCGTCGATTGGAGATGCGCGACGCGGCGCGGCAGTACATAGACTTTGTACAGTCCACCACCGATGTGCTGCTTGGCGGCATGCACATCGTGGTGGACTGCGCCAACGGCGCCACCAGCGCCATCGCGCCGGTGGTGCTGCGCGAGATGGGCGCGGTGGTCACCAAGCTTTCGGACGATCCTTCCGGCGTCAATATCAACGACAACTGCGGCTCCACGCATCTGGAGCAGCTGCGCGCGCGCGTGCTGGCGGATCGCGCGGACATAGGCCTGGCCTTTGACGGGGACGCGGACCGGCTGCTGGTGGTGGACGAAAAGGGCCAGAGCGTGGATGGGGACCAGATCATGCTCATCTGCGGCCACGAGATGATGCAGCGCGGCAAGCTTGCCAAGGATACCATTGTGGCCACGGTGATGACCAACCTGGGCATGGATATCGCCTGCAAAGAGTTGGGCATCCACCTTGTCAAGACCCAGGTGGGCGACCGCTACGTGCTGGAGCGCATGTTGGCCGAGGGCTACAGCCTGGGCGGCGAGCAGTCCGGGCACCTGATCTTTCTGGAGCATAACTCTACCGGCGACGGCATGATCTCCGCGCTGCAGCTGCTGCGCGTGATGGTCAAAACGCAAAAGAGCGCCTCCGCCCTGGCGGCCATGATGCACCCGCTGCCCCAGACGCTGGTCAACGCGCACATCCCCGAGGCGCGCAAGAATGACTATCTGCAGGATAAAA
Above is a window of Maliibacterium massiliense DNA encoding:
- the glmM gene encoding phosphoglucosamine mutase, coding for MGRLFGTDGVRGVAGSELTCKLAYDLGRAGAYVLATNAHRPRILIGRDTRISGDMLEAALVAGICSVGAEAICAGVIPTPGIAYLTRKHGCDAGVVISASHNPFAFNGIKFFDGRGYKLPDALEERIEAIILDGAEQPPLQTGSGIGRRLEMRDAARQYIDFVQSTTDVLLGGMHIVVDCANGATSAIAPVVLREMGAVVTKLSDDPSGVNINDNCGSTHLEQLRARVLADRADIGLAFDGDADRLLVVDEKGQSVDGDQIMLICGHEMMQRGKLAKDTIVATVMTNLGMDIACKELGIHLVKTQVGDRYVLERMLAEGYSLGGEQSGHLIFLEHNSTGDGMISALQLLRVMVKTQKSASALAAMMHPLPQTLVNAHIPEARKNDYLQDKIITAYIAELETKYGERGRVLIRPSGTEPLVRVMIEGEDQRELDRDAKALAQLMEARIGE